In one window of Bacteroidota bacterium DNA:
- a CDS encoding DUF72 domain-containing protein, whose product MNWHIGCSGFYYKEWKNLFYPIGLVQKNWFEFYSSKFDTVELNVTFYRFPQISFLQNWYNKSPEHFLFAVKVPRLITHNKKFVDTRDLLKSFYDTINNGLKEKCGPVLFQLPPTFIYSEEKLQQLILALDNSFKNVIEFRHISWWNEKVYSAFSKHNICFCSISYPNLPDDLITTTDFLYYRFHGIPRLYYSTYDKNTLDTVADSIFKAAIKTAFIYFNNTAELGAIDNANYIKKLYLDKT is encoded by the coding sequence ATGAACTGGCATATTGGCTGTTCGGGCTTTTATTATAAAGAATGGAAAAACCTTTTCTACCCAATAGGTTTAGTGCAAAAAAATTGGTTTGAGTTTTATAGCAGTAAGTTTGATACCGTGGAGTTAAACGTCACATTCTACCGTTTTCCCCAAATTTCTTTTCTTCAGAACTGGTACAATAAAAGCCCCGAACATTTTTTATTTGCGGTAAAAGTTCCCCGTTTGATTACACACAATAAAAAATTTGTTGATACAAGGGATCTTTTAAAGTCTTTTTATGACACAATTAATAATGGCCTGAAGGAAAAATGCGGTCCGGTACTTTTTCAATTACCTCCAACTTTTATTTACTCAGAAGAAAAATTGCAACAGCTCATCCTGGCTCTGGACAATTCTTTCAAGAATGTTATTGAGTTCCGTCATATAAGCTGGTGGAATGAAAAAGTTTATTCAGCTTTCAGTAAACATAATATTTGCTTTTGTTCTATCAGCTATCCCAATTTACCCGATGATTTAATTACTACAACCGATTTTCTGTATTATCGCTTTCATGGCATTCCAAGACTTTATTATTCTACATATGACAAAAACACTCTTGATACTGTTGCTGATTCCATTTTTAAAGCAGCAATAAAAACTGCCTTTATTTATTTTAATAATACAGCAGAATTGGGCGCCATAGACAATGCTAACTATATTAAAAAACTATACCTGGATAAAACATAA